ATCACCAAAGCAACGTCTTCCAGCGATAGAATGCATCTCGGGTCTGGCCGCATACACCAGACCCTATTCCTTTCTCCCGCTACTTTTCAACTAGCACCAGTGATTAGATAAAGGCATCAAGCCGTTCGTGTGTACTTTACCGGGTATCCAGTTGTGCCCTTTATCTTCATACTCCCGCACAAGGCGGGCTGCTTCAGAAGGGGCATAACCGCTTCCGGCAGCAACCACCTCCCGATACTCCCCACCCAGGGCTTCGATTAGCTTTTGTCGTTTTTCCGCCAATTCCCTTAGCAAACGCTCACGAGCCTTTTCAAGGGTGCGGGACTCCTCATCGAGCTTCTCAGCACCCTGGCCTATTTTCTCTGTAATGAAGGCAACCGATGCCTCGAGCTGTCGCCGGCTCTCCTGGTCGCTGTCCAAAACACTCACACACAGGGGCTGCAGTTCTGGGGCTACCTTGTCGCGCAGCACCCGAAGGGCTTTGGAGGTGTGAGCCGTAACCAATACGCTTTTCCCCTCTGCTAACAACTGGCCTATGAGATTGGCGATGGTGTGGGTCTTCCCTGTGCCCGGTGGACCCTGCACTACAAGGCCCGTGTGTTTGCGTACATTCTTAAAAACCAAAAGTTGCTCACGGTTGATGGGCTTGCTCACCAATACATCTTCATAGTCCCAGCTTCGGAGATCAGACTCAGTTGCATCCAAAGAGGTTTGGCCGGTAATGCTCGCACCCGCCTCTACCCCTACCACCCGTTGCAACGGCGTAAGATCGCCTATGCGCTTCGGCAGTACCTCAAGTACCCCTTCAACAACTCTCGAGAACCCCTGGCTGCGTGGACGCAAAAACAGCACCGGCACTCGACCTATAAACAGCCTGTTGGAATCCCTTGGAGGAAGACTGTTTCCAATAAACTCCCCAGATAGATGTAAGCGATTGACTACGTAAATATAAAACTCAGAGGTCTCCGGCGCTAGCGGATGATAGCTCCCATCTTCTAGCTTCTTTCTAATATCCGGCTCCGCTCCAGCATCCCCACTGAACTCCCTAAGTGCGGCTCCGTATAACTCCGGCGGTGAATCCGCTTCAACTATGCGAAACTCGGGTTTGACTTTATCCGGCTCAAACTCGAGCTGCACCCGTTGCAACAAAAGCGGGTGGTACACGCTCTTACCCTGATGGCTCCAGCTCAGGATTCCGTCCCCCAGCACCAGCTCCAACCGGTCGCCTTCACGGTCAAGCTGACCTTTTAGGGCGTAAAAATCTTCAAAAACCTTTTGAGCAGCCAGGTTGGGGCGTTCAGCAATGGCCCAGGTTTTCCACTCCTGAAGCCAATCCTGCCATGCTTTCTCGCGGCGTGAATCTTCCGCAAACAGGATTATTCGGGGTTCCCCTTCCACATCCAGCTCGCGCGATTCAACTCGAACAGGCTGGTTGTTAGGATCATTGAGCGGGCCCTCTATCCAGCCCTCCAGTAAACTAGGAGGCGTTGGGGGTGGCGATAATTTTGGTCGAGCCACTCGAAAGATGTAGTCAAGGGCCTCACCTGAGAAGCCCACAAAGGCTACATCGGGGTGCTTTGGCAGCGTGTCGAGATGGTATCTCCAGGAATACTGGTCTAAAGCAGTGGGGAGCGGGTTCCTGATATCGTGAAGCTCCCTCAGGAACTTAAATAGCCGAGTAGCACGGTCGTTTGCCACTTCCATTTGGTTACATTATGCCGTAGAAGAGTACCTCTGGCAGTGACAAATTCCATCCCAGCTATTAACTACACCGTCGTATTATTTCCTTTACACCAGATACCTCTTGGCGAACTTCTGCCGGGCATCCTGCACCGTGAACTGCCAGCGCACCGTGACCCGACGTCGGTTACGCTCAGCTACCCAGGCCCGCACCTCCCGCTCTAAAGCTGCCTGGCCCTGGAAGGGGTGTAGTTCCACTCCCACCGCTCCATCAGGGCGAAGGCTTGCTCTGCCGGCAGATGGGCGTAGAAAGAGGCGGGGCTGTGGGTGGAAAGATTATCCTGCACCAGGCGGATCCGCTGGGCTTGGGGGAACTGCTCCTGCAGGTACTGCATGAACCGGGTGTACTCCCGGCCGCTTCGCCGGGCATAGACCTGAACCCAGCGCCGCCCGGTAGCCGGCTCAAAAGCCATGAACAGACTACAACTGCCGTTCTTCTGGTAGGCGTAGTGCTGCCGTTTAGGCTGCCCGGGTTCCATCAAGAGGGGGGTCAAGACCTCACCGATCAGGAAGCAGGGGCGTTCGTCAAAGCAGACCAGGGGATAGGCCGGGTCATAGGGGAGGGCATACAGGTGCAACAGGTGCTCCATCCGGGCCAGGAAGCCCCCGTCCAGCCTGCCTAGACACCAGCTTCTGACCTGATGGGGTTGGAGTTGGTTTTTTTGAGGATGCGTCCTACCGTATCAAAGTGGATACTCTCCACCCAGCCCAACTCCACCACCCGATCGGCCAGCAGCCGCAAGCTCCAGCGGCCATACCCCTCGGGCGGGTCGCTGCAGGCCAGGGCGGTGATCTTGGCCCGAAGAACCCCGTCAAAGCGTGGTTTGCGCCCTGAGCGAGGCTGGTCGTAGATGCACTGGAGGCGTTCTTGCTGAAAACGCCGCCGCAGGTTGACCAGGGTGGTGCGGCTAAGGCCTACTTGCGAAGCGATCTCTCGATCCTTCAGACCCTGATGGGCCAGCAGCAGGGCCTGGGCCCGTTTGTAGACCTGTACCTCCACGGTACCCTTCTTGCACAGGTGCAGCAGGCTACTGCGTTCTTTCCTTTGCAACCGCACTGGGTAGAGTTGATTTTGCATGTTGTCAGTGTACAGGCATCTGTACGACTGTGTATTAACCGTGCCAAAAAGCAACAAGAAAGCGATGTTATCTGACAAACCACCAAAAAGGACTTCACAACAACTGCAACCGAAACCGCCCCGCCAACGCCTGCTGGGCCTGGCGGATGCGCCAGAAGACCTGGCGCAGCATCTGCTGCTCGCGGGGGCTGAGGGAGGATTGGGCCACGCGGTTGGAGGGGGGCTGGCCCCGGCTCAGGGCCTCGAGCTGGTGCTTGAGGCGCAGGTGGGAGAGGAACACAAACGCCTCGCTCAGGTCTTCGGCTTCTTCCCTGGGGAGGAGCCTGGCCTCGGCGGCGGCCCGCAGGCGCTCCAGGGTGGGGCGGGCCAGCGAGCCAGCCTCGAGGCCATACACCCGGGCCAGCGCCACGATGGCCGCCAGGCCCCCTTTCTTCAGGTTGACCTGGCCCTCCTCCCAGTGGATGCGGCCCAGAAACCCCAGCGGCGGGGTGAAGACCAGGGCCGAGCGGGCCAGGGCGGTCAGGAAATGGCGGCTCCTGGCGGCCTGGCGCAGGTAGTGGTGCAGGGGCTCCAGCGAGAGCGAGCCGGCAATCGGGCGAAAGTCCAGAAAAATCTGCGCCTCCAAAAGCGCATCCCCTTGGGGTTCCGCAAGCCAGGCGCGAAAGTGGGCCTCCCACTCAGAAAGGGCGTAGCCCCAGCGGTCGGCCATGTAGCCCCCGGGGCAGGGGGGGAACCCAGCCTCCATTAGCCCGGAGAGCACCTGCTGGGCCAGGGTCTGGAAGTAGGGGCGGGCCTGGGGGTTCTGGTAGGCCAGGGCGTTGTCCTGGTCGGTCAGGAGGGCCTGCTCGGTGCGGCCCTCGGAGCCCAGGGCCAGCCAGGCGTAGGGGCAGGGGGGCGGGCCCAAGCGGGCTTCAGCGAGGCGCAGGAGGCTCCGGGTGAGGGCGTCGTTCAGCAGGCTCACCTGGCGGGTGATGGCCGGCAGACTGAAGCCTGCGGCCAACATCTGCCGCACGATGCCGTGAAGCCGCTCGCGGTACTCGGCCAGTAGACCGAGGTCGCTCCCTTCCTCCAGGCGGCGCAGCAGGGCCAGCGGGGTCTGCAACCAGCGGCGCAAAAAGAGCCGGTCGGTCAGGAGGCCCACCACCCTATCCCCCTCCACCAGGGGCAGGTGGTGGATGCCCTGCGCCTCCATGTAGGCCAGGGCTTCGTAGAGGGGGGCGCGGGCCGGCAGGGTGCGGGCCGGAGCGCTGGCCACCGAGAGGGCGGGGGCGCTGGAGGGCCGCTCCTCGGCCAGCACCCGGTTGCGCAGGTCGCGGTCGGTAAGGATGGCCAGGCCGGTTGGCGTGCGCAGGAGCAGGGCGCTCACCCCGGTGTCGCGCATGCGGCGGGCGGCCTGGGCCACACTTGCTTCGGCCTCGAGCCAGACTGCCGCTTCGGCCACCTCGCGGGCCTCTTGCCCCAGGTCGGGCAGGCTCAGGGCCGCAGGCTGCAAAAGCCGGAGCCGCTCGGCCAGACGGGCACTGAAGAAGAGGGCAAAGGCAGGTCTTTCCAAAAGGCGGCGGAAGGCTTCCTTGCTCAAAAGCAAGCACTCGGCCTCGCCCTCGGCCCGCACCGTCAGGCTGGGGGGCTGCTGGCCCAAGAGCGAGGGGTAGCCAAAAGCCTCGCCGGGCTCGAGCCAGGCCACCCCCTGTCCGTCCTGCTCGAGGCGCACCGCCCCCTGGTAGACCACAAATAGCCCCTCGGCCTCGGGCTGGGCCGGGGAAAGGATCACCTCGCCCGGTGCAAAACGCACCCGGCGCAAGGCCCCCTCGAGGCCCACCCAGTCGGCCTCGGCCAGCGTATCGAAGGGCGGGTACTGCTTCAGGAAGGCCCGGTAGCGAGAAAACTCCGAATCCAGCCCGCCACCTCCTTCGCGGTGGGCTCCAAGGCAAAGCTGGCCCTGGCCTCGGCGTAGCGGGCCTCGCCCACCCGCTCGCGCCGCTGCTCGAGCAGCGCTTCAGCAAAGGCTTTTGGAAACTCGGGGTGGGGCTGCATCCCCAGCACGTTCTCCCCTACCTGAATAAAGGCATGGGGGCTGAACTCGCTCCCCCCCAGCACCACCGCCCCCGGCGGGAGCACGGTAATCTGGTCCTGGCAGGAAAGGATCAGCCGGACTTCCTCCAGCGGCGGCGTCATCCAGGGAGCCTTCTGGTACACCGAAAACCGGTGCACCCCCACCCCCCAGCCCAGGGGCCAGCGCTCCACCTTACCCCCCAGGGCCTGCCCGATCATCTGGTGCCCAAAACAGACCCCCACCAAGCGGCTCTGGGAGGCCGCTATCGCCCGCACGAAGTCTTCCAGGGGGGGTATCCAGGGCAGGGGGTCGTAAACCGAGGCGCGGGAGCCAGTAATCAGGTAACCCGAAAAATCTTCCACCCGGGCGGGGTAGGCTCCCTTTCGCACGTCGAAGGGGGTGAGGGCCAGGCCCAGGAGCCGCTCGAACATGGCGGGGTAGTCGCCCGCAATGCCCTCGAGGCCCGGTGGGGGGTCGTCGCAGACCAAAACAGCAACCTTCATAGGCGTCCTCGGCGGCAGTAGCGGCTGGAAGCGAGGCGCTGGGCCACCTTCGCTCAAGCCTTACGCAGATGATACGACTTGGGCCGGGTCAGCTGCTCGTAGCCCAGCATGGAGAGCGAGCAGCCCCGCCCGGACTCCTTGACGCCGGTCCAGGCCAGGGCGGGGTCGAGGTAGTCGCAGCGGTTGAGGAAGACCGTGCCGGTCTCTATGCCCGCTCCAAGCTCCAGCGCGGCCCCCTCGTCCCGGCTCCAGATGGAGGCGGTAAGGCCGTAGGGGGAGTCGTTCATCAGGGCCAGGGCTTCCTCGTCGCTTCGCACTTTCATAATCCCCACCACCGGGCCAAAGCTTTCCTCCACCATGACCCGCATCCGGTGGTTCACGTCCACCAGCACCTGGGGTGCCAGGTAGGGGGTGCCGGGGGCGTCGGCGGGGAAGTGGCGAGGGTCTATGAGGGCCTTCGCACCCTGGGCCACCGCCTCGGCAATCTGGCCCCGCACGAACTCAGCGGCCTCGGTGCGCACCATGGGGCCCAGGGTGGTCTCGGGGTCTAAGGGGTTGCCCAGCCTGAGCTTCAGGGTCTCGGCCACAAAAGCCTCCAGGAAGGGCTCGTAAATGGCCTCGTGCACGTAGATGCGCTCCACCCCGCAGCAGGACTGGCCCGAGTTGAACATGGCCCCGTCCACCAGGTTCACCGCACTGAACTCGAGGTCGGCGTCCGGGCGCACGTAGGCCGGATCCTTGCCGCCCAGCTCCAGCGCCACCCCCTTGAAGTGCCCCGCCGCGGCCCGCTCCACCGCCCGCCCCCCGGCCACAGAGCCGGTAAAGGCCACGAAGGCCACCCGTGGGTCGGCAATGGCCTGGGCCACCAGGTCGTGGTCCATGTGCAGGTACTGGAAGACCCCCTCGGGCAGTCCGGCCTCCTGGAAGGCCCAGGCGTAGCGCTCGGCCACCAGGGGGGTCTGGGCAGAGTGCTTCAAGAGCACCACGTTCCCGGCCAGGAGGGCCGGCACGATGGTATTGACCGAGGTCAGGTAGGGGTAGTTCCAGGGGGCCAGCACCAGCACCACCCCCAGAGGCTCCCGCCGGATGAAGCGGGTGAAACCCGGCAGTTCATCCACCGGAACGTCCTTCAAGGCCGCCGGGGCGATGCGGGTCATGTAGCGGGCCCGCTCGGCAAAGCCGCCCGTAATCTCCTTTGGGCTATAGCGGATGGGGCGGCCCATCTGCCAGGTGAGCTCTTCGGCCACCGCGTCCACTGCCCCCTGCATCACCTCTACCATTCGACTTACGACACCCATCCGCTCTTCCAGCGGGGTTTTGGCCCAGGCTTTTTGCGCCTGGGCGGCGCGGGCCAGGGCGGCCTCGAGCTCTTCTGGCCCAGCCAGTTCCCGCTCGACATAGACCCGCCCATCCACCGGGCTGATGGTTTTTTGAGTGGTTTTGGTCACTGCTGCACTCCTACTCCGGGGTAACGTAGGCCGCCGTGATGCCCCCGTCCACCAGCAACGCCGCCCCGGTCATGAAGGAAGACGACGGACTGGCCAGAAACAAGGCAGCCTGGGCGATTTCGCTCGCCTGACCGAAGCGGCCCATGGGGATGTGCACCAGGCGACGCTGGCGCTTTTCCGGGGTGTTCAGGTACTTCATCAAGAGTTCGGTCTGCAAGGGCCCCGGGCAGAGGGCGTTGACCCTGATGTTCTCGCGGGCATGGATAACCGCCAGCTCGCGGGTCATGGAGAGCACCGCCCCTTTGCTAGCGGTGTAGGCCAGTTGGGGCGTGGCCGCGCCCAGGAAGGCCACAAAGGAGGCGGTGTTGATGACCACCCCACCCCCCGCCCGGCGCAAGGCCGGGATGCCGTACTTGCAGCCCAGAAAGACCCCCTTCACGTTCACCGCAAAGGTCAGATCCCACACCGCCTCGCTGGTGTGGATGGCGTCGTCGTCGTCGGCGTGGGAGATGCCGGCGTTGTTGAAGAGGATGTCGAGCCGCCCAAAAGCTTGCTCGGCTTCCTGCACCATGCGCTCGGCATCGGCGGCCTTAGAGACGTCAGCCTGCACGAAGTGGGCCTGGCCCCCTGCAGCCCGGATGCGCTCGGCGGTCTCCTGGCCTTTTTCCGAGACGTCCACCGTTACCACCCGTGCCCCCTCGCGGGCGAAGAGCAGGGCCGCCTCGAGGCCAATCCCGCTTGCAGCGCCGGTGATGAGGGCCACCTTATCGGTTAGTTGCATGTACACCTCCAAAGTTGTTGCAGGTCGCAGGACGCAGGTCGGCCAACGATAGCTCGCCTGGTGCGACCCGTGACTTATATACGCTCGAAATACCGCTTGCGCTCCCAGTCGGTCACGGCCCGGTTGAAGGCCTGCCACTCGGTGCGGAAGAAGTGGGTGTAGTGCTCGTGGGCGGCCTCGCCCAGCGCCGCTTTGGCGAAGGCGCTCTGCGCGAAGCCCTCCACCGCCTCGCCCAGGGTGTAGGGTACGCGGGGCAGGTGGCGGGCCTGGTAGATGTCGCCCTGGAAGATGGCGGGTGGGGTGAGGTTTCGCTCGAGGCCATCCAGGCCAGAAGCCAGGGCCGCAGCCAGCGCCAGATAAGGGTTCAGGTCGGCCCCGCCGATGCGGCACTCGATGCGCAACGAAGAGCCGTGCCCCACCACCCGGAACCCGGCGGTGCGGTTGTCGTAGCTCCAGGCCAGCCGGGTGGGGGCCCAGGAGCCGTCCTCGTAGCGCTTGTAAGAGTTCACCGTGGGGGCGTAGAAGGGCATCAGGTCGGGTACGTGGGCAATCCAGCCCGCCAGAAACTGCCCGAAGACCTTAGACCCCTTCACCGGCCCGTAGCTTTCCTCCCCGGCAAAGGCGTTCTGCCCATCTTTCCAGAGCGAAAGGTGGATGTGGCTGGAGGAGCCCGCCTGGCCGTGGTGGGGCTTGGCCATGAAGGTCACCGAGAGGCCCATGCTGTCGGCAATTTCCTTGAGGCACTGTTTGAACAGCACGTGCCGGTCGGCCATTTCCAGGGCCTCGGCGTAGCGCACATTGACCTCGTGCTGCCCCAGGCCCCACTCGCCCTTGGAGTTCTCCACCGGGATCCCCGAGGCCTTGAGGTGCCGCCGCGCCGCAGCGGTAAAGGGCTCCTCGCGGGTGCCCTGCATCAGGTGATAGTCCTCCAGGTAGTAGCCGGCGGGCTCGAGGCCAGCATAGCCCTGCCGGTGGGCTTCCTGGTAGGGAATCTGGTACAGGTAGTATTCCAGCTCCGAGGCGGCCATCACCGTGTAACCCAGGGCTTGGGCCCGCTCGAGCTGGCGCTTCAGCAGCGTGCGGGGCGCTACCTCCACCAGCGCGTGGGTGCGCTCGTCTTCCAGGTCGCAGAGCACAATGGCGCTTTTCTCGAGCCAGGTCGCGGGCCGCAGGGTGGCCAGGTCGGGCACCAGGTGAAAGTCGCCGTAGCCCAGCTCCCAGTTGGCAAAGCGGTAGCCCTGCACCGGCTCCATCTCCATGTCGGTGGTGAGCAGGTAGTCGCAGCCGTGGGTGCCGTGGTGGGCCACGTGCTCCACGAAGAACTCGGCCTCGAAGCGCTTGCCCATGAGCCGCCCGTAGTGGTCAGGAAAGGCCACCAGCACGGTCTCAATCTCGCCCGCGCTTACCTTTTGTGCCAGCCAGTTGAGTTTTTCTTCGGCGCTTTGCGCCATTCATACCTCCTTGGGTTATACGCCAGAAGTCGAACCCAGAAACGTGCAGTCCTGCGTCGAACCCCATGGGCAACAGGTGGGCTTCTTGGTGCCTCAACCAGTACCGGTTATCCATCGGGGCCTCCACGGTAAGCGCAAAAACGCCCACGGGGTGGCTAACTGCTTCACCAGGTTGAGCCGTCTAACAAGCTTACCGTGGGGTGAATTAACGAATCTCCCGCTGCGCCTCGGCAATGAGGGCGGCCTCTTCCTCGGGGGCCTGGGCCACCAGGCGGAAGCGGCTATAGAACCAGTAGTAGGCCATCATCAGCACCACGAAGACGGCAGTGCCCACCACGCCGGGCCGGTAGCTCTCCACCGCGAAGGTAGCGCCCAGGCAGACCAGTGCCAGAATGGCCCCCACCCAGGCCCCCGGCACGCCCAGGGGGCTCTTGTAGGGCCGGGGCAGATCGGGGCGGGTGCGGGCCAGGCGGATATAGGCGAACATCACCATGGCATAGGAGATCACCGCACCAAAGACCGCCATGTTCAAAAGCGCGGCCCCCACGCTATCGGAGAAGGTGCTGATCAGCACGCACATCAAGAAGCCCACCACCGCACCCAGGATGAGCGCAAAGTGCGGGGTGTGGTAGCGGCTCACGATGGAAAGCCCGGTAGGCAGATAGCCGGCCCTCGAGAGGGCAAAAATGAGCCGCCCGTAGGCGTAGATGATGGCGTGGAAGCTGGCCACCAAGCCGGTAATGGCAATGAGCGTCAGGAAGGTGCTGGTCGCCGCATCACCAAAGACTGCCTTGAAGCCGAGTTCCAGGGGGGCGCCCGACTCCCCTACTTCCTTGGCACCCGCCACGCCGGTATTGAGAATCAGGGTCAGCACCGAGAGCACCAGCAGGGTCAGGATGCCCAGAATAAGCGCCCGGGGCATGTCGCGCACCACGTCGTGCGACTCCTCGGCGGCCAGGGGTAACTGCTCGATGGCCAGGTAGAACCAGATGGCAAAGGGCAGGGCCGCAAAAACCCCGTACCAGCCGAAGGGGAGGAAGCTCGAGCCCCCCTCTGCCGGCGCAATGTTAAAGACCTTATCCCAGCTAAACGCACCGGAGAACCCGGCGGCTACGTAGAAAAAGACCAGCACCGCCAGCGCCAGCAGGGTCACGATCAGCGAGACCCGGAGGGTCAGGGCGGTGCCGCGGATATTGATACCCACAAAGATAGCGTAAAAGACCGCCCACCAGATCCAGGCCGGCACCCCCGGGATCAGGGCGTTCATGTAGCCCGCAATGCCCACCACAATCACCGCTGGGGTGATCACGTACTCGATGAGGTCGGTCACCCCGTTCAGATAGGCCCAGTTGGGGCCAAAGGCGTTGCGGGTGAAGGAGTAAAAGCCTCCGGCGTGGGGCAGGGCGGTGGAGAGCTCGGCGATGGAGAGCACCATGGTCACATACATCACCGCTACCACGATGGTGGCCAGCAAAAGCCCGCCAAAGCCCCCCGCAGCCAGCCCGAAGTTCCAGCCGAAGAAGTCGCCCGAGATAACCGCCCCCACCCCCAGGCCCCACAAAAGCACCCAGCCCGCGCTCTTGCGCAGGCGCCGCTTCTCCAGATAGGTGTTGTCTACATCTACGTAGTGTGCCCCGCGTACTTCTTTGGGTTTGTTGTCCATGTGAGCTACCTCCCACCAGCCCGCTTCAAGCCCGTTCGTATGAAACCCGCAGACGGATCAGTTTTGCCAGCTCTTTCACCCCCTCTTCCAGACCTTCGGCGGTCTGGGCTCCAAAACACAGCCGGAAGTGCATGGCCTGGTCGGCCTGTACCAAAAAAACCTCACCCGGAGTAATGGCCACCCCCTGGGCCAGGGCCTGGTGGTGCAGCTCGAGGTTCGAAAACAGCCGGGGCAGGCTGACCCAGCAGGAGAACCCCCCTTCGGGATGGCTCCAGCACACACCTTCAGGCATGTGGCGCTTCAGGGCCTGGAGCAGCACATCCCGGCGCTTCTGGTAGATGGGAATCACCTGCCTCAGGTGCTGCTTGAGACCGCCCTGGCGGATGAACTGGGCCGCCGCCCGCTGCAACAGGGGCGGGGGGCCGGTGATGTCGGAGACGTTGTGCAGGGCGGTGAAGCGCTCGAGCAGGGCCGGAGAGGCCACCAAATAGCCAATGCGGAGCCCCGGCATCAGCACCTTGGAAAGGCTGGCCAGATGAACGACCTGGGCTTCCAGGCCCATCTCCTGGGCCAGGGCCAACAGCGGGGTGGGGGGCACCTTCTGGTAGCTCAAAAGGCCCAGGGTGTCGTCTTCGACCAGGGTAAAGCCGTAGGTCTGGGCCAGCTCCAGAAGCCGCCTGAGCCGCTCTTCGCGGAAGCGCAGCCCGGTGGGGTTGTGGTAGCTGGGAATGGTGTAGTAAAAGCGGGGGCGGTGGCGTTTTAGCAGGGCCTCGAGCTCCTCCAGCCGGGGGCCTTCTGCATCCAGCTGCACTGGCAGGGGTTTGAGGCGGAACTGCTTGAGGATGCCCAACAAACCCAGGTAGGTGGGCTCTTCCAGGAGCACCTCTTCGCCGGGTTCGGCCAGGGCCCGGCAGACCAGGGCCAGCCCCTGCAACCCCCCCACCGTAACCAGCACCTCTTCGGGGTCGGCCCTCACCCCGCGCTGTTCGAGCAGCTCGCTAAGGGAGACCCTGAGCTCCGGCTCCCCCATTACCGAGCCGTAGCCAAACACCTCTTTGGCCAGGGGTTTGAACGCCTCCAGGCAGGCCCAAAAAGCTTCGTAGGGAAAGAGCGCCGGGTCGGCGGTAGCCAGGGCCAGGTTGTGCAGTACCCGGGTGTGCTGCAAGCGGTGCAGGTCGGAGAGCACCGAGTCGGGCTCCAGCCGCTCGCTAAAGCTGGGCTGTGCGGTGGGCTGGGCCTGCGCACTCACAAAAGTACCCCGCCCCACCACCGACTCGATCAGCCCGTCGGTTTGCAGCTCGCGGTAGGCGTTGTGAATGGTGAGGCGGGTGGTGCCGACCTCGCGGGCCAGGGCCCGTACCGTGGGCAGGCGGGTGCCGGGGGGTAGTTCGCCCTTGGCAATGCGGGTGCGAAACTCCTCGGCAATATGACGGTACAACGCCATATGTTTGTCATGCCGAAGCTTGACCCGCATCCCCATAGGCCCTCCACTGGATGGAGGGCATTATATGCACAAGGTTAAAGCGGGGGAAAGGTACAAGTGAGCAGATTGTGCTAGGACAATCTTATATGACCTAAGACAAATCCTGAGTTGGATTATGCTTTTATCCAAACCTTTTGCACACAGGAAGACGGTGGACTGGTTGCGGTTCTGGCCGCCCAGGCAGTACAACCCCTGGGCTCACCCCACTCAAGCCAGGCCCTCGAGCCCATCTGCCACCTCCGCCCAGCGGCTAAAGGCCTGCTCGAGGGCAGCCTCGAGCCGGTGCTGCTCCTGGGCAATCTGGGTGTACTCGCTGTGGTGCAGGCCCGGCTGGTTGGCCCTGGCCAGCGTCGCCTCAAGCTGGGCCTCGAGTTCGGCAATCTCGGCTTCCAGGCGTTCTTTCTCGCGCTCCAGATGCCAGCGCCCTTTGGCCCTGGGGGGCTTCGGATTCTGGGTTTCGACCCTGGAGACCGGACGCCCCTGCTTCCTGGGCACCACCTCGGCTTTGCGGCGCTCGAGGTACTCGCCGGGCGGGCCTGGATAGTCGGCAAACTCCCCCTCGTAAACGTGCCAGGTGCGCGTGGCCAGTTGATCGAGGAAAAACAGGTCGTGCGAGACCAGCAGCAGGGTGCCGGGGTAGGCCAGCAGGGCTTGCTCGAGGGCCTCCACCGTTTCTAAATCCAGGTGGTTGGTGGGCTCGTCCAGCACCAGCAGGCTGGCTTGCTGCAACGAGAGCGCCAGCAGGGCCAGCCGGGCCCGCTCGCCCCCGGACAGGCTCTTTACCTGCTTGTACTGGGCTTCGTAGGGAAACATCCAGGCCCCCAGCGCAGCATGGGCCTTCTCGCCCAGCATCCGGTAAAGCGTCTCGAACAGGGTGAGTTCGGGGTCGAAGCCCGAAAGCTTCTGGTCGTAGTAGCCAAC
This DNA window, taken from Meiothermus sp. CFH 77666, encodes the following:
- a CDS encoding glutamine synthetase family protein; its protein translation is MAQSAEEKLNWLAQKVSAGEIETVLVAFPDHYGRLMGKRFEAEFFVEHVAHHGTHGCDYLLTTDMEMEPVQGYRFANWELGYGDFHLVPDLATLRPATWLEKSAIVLCDLEDERTHALVEVAPRTLLKRQLERAQALGYTVMAASELEYYLYQIPYQEAHRQGYAGLEPAGYYLEDYHLMQGTREEPFTAAARRHLKASGIPVENSKGEWGLGQHEVNVRYAEALEMADRHVLFKQCLKEIADSMGLSVTFMAKPHHGQAGSSSHIHLSLWKDGQNAFAGEESYGPVKGSKVFGQFLAGWIAHVPDLMPFYAPTVNSYKRYEDGSWAPTRLAWSYDNRTAGFRVVGHGSSLRIECRIGGADLNPYLALAAALASGLDGLERNLTPPAIFQGDIYQARHLPRVPYTLGEAVEGFAQSAFAKAALGEAAHEHYTHFFRTEWQAFNRAVTDWERKRYFERI
- the eat gene encoding ethanolamine permease, whose translation is MDNKPKEVRGAHYVDVDNTYLEKRRLRKSAGWVLLWGLGVGAVISGDFFGWNFGLAAGGFGGLLLATIVVAVMYVTMVLSIAELSTALPHAGGFYSFTRNAFGPNWAYLNGVTDLIEYVITPAVIVVGIAGYMNALIPGVPAWIWWAVFYAIFVGINIRGTALTLRVSLIVTLLALAVLVFFYVAAGFSGAFSWDKVFNIAPAEGGSSFLPFGWYGVFAALPFAIWFYLAIEQLPLAAEESHDVVRDMPRALILGILTLLVLSVLTLILNTGVAGAKEVGESGAPLELGFKAVFGDAATSTFLTLIAITGLVASFHAIIYAYGRLIFALSRAGYLPTGLSIVSRYHTPHFALILGAVVGFLMCVLISTFSDSVGAALLNMAVFGAVISYAMVMFAYIRLARTRPDLPRPYKSPLGVPGAWVGAILALVCLGATFAVESYRPGVVGTAVFVVLMMAYYWFYSRFRLVAQAPEEEAALIAEAQREIR
- a CDS encoding PLP-dependent aminotransferase family protein, whose protein sequence is MALYRHIAEEFRTRIAKGELPPGTRLPTVRALAREVGTTRLTIHNAYRELQTDGLIESVVGRGTFVSAQAQPTAQPSFSERLEPDSVLSDLHRLQHTRVLHNLALATADPALFPYEAFWACLEAFKPLAKEVFGYGSVMGEPELRVSLSELLEQRGVRADPEEVLVTVGGLQGLALVCRALAEPGEEVLLEEPTYLGLLGILKQFRLKPLPVQLDAEGPRLEELEALLKRHRPRFYYTIPSYHNPTGLRFREERLRRLLELAQTYGFTLVEDDTLGLLSYQKVPPTPLLALAQEMGLEAQVVHLASLSKVLMPGLRIGYLVASPALLERFTALHNVSDITGPPPLLQRAAAQFIRQGGLKQHLRQVIPIYQKRRDVLLQALKRHMPEGVCWSHPEGGFSCWVSLPRLFSNLELHHQALAQGVAITPGEVFLVQADQAMHFRLCFGAQTAEGLEEGVKELAKLIRLRVSYERA